The proteins below are encoded in one region of Polypterus senegalus isolate Bchr_013 chromosome 2, ASM1683550v1, whole genome shotgun sequence:
- the LOC120524135 gene encoding tripartite motif-containing protein 16-like, whose product MENGNDIELESECKTVLNADDWSTDKRCACISWNKWSNLTVNPQLVVDDMQTFPFCRVLPADGDLLSFTVIADVSSEDLRKELSCLKKILKKITQWDIMTLTSGHEAPVLTLQPPQPRRRDEFLQYFCPLTLDINTAHRDLHLSEGNQKVTCEMTKPEYPDHPDRFDYWEQVLCREALTGTRFYWEVECTGDFMRIGVAYKGLSRKGEGWECSFGNNSKSWSLLCSDSQYTVRHNDEETEISTPYCPRIGVYLDWPAGLLSFYSVSYTMTLLHRFNTSFTEPLYPGFGFWLDCKSSVKICRLTPCGH is encoded by the exons ATGGAAAATGGCAATGATattgaacttgagtccgagtgtAAAACTGTCCTGAATGCGGATGACTGGTCAACTGATAAGAGATGCGCTTGTATTTCCTGGAAtaaatggagcaacctcaccgtgaatcctcAGCTTGTGGTGGATGAT ATGCAGACTTTTCCATTTTGCCGTGTACTTCCTGCTGACGGAGACTTGCTCAGCTTCACTGTCATTGCTGATGTCTCTTCAgaggacctgagaaaggagctTTCATGTCTGAAAAAGATTCTGAAGAAGATCACTCAGTGGGATATCATGACCTTGACATCAG GTCATGAAGCTCCAGTTCTCACCCTACAGCCTCCTCAGCCTCGGCGCAGAGATgagtttttacaat acttctgtccactcacactggacatcaataCGGCACACAGAGACCTCCATCTGTCTGAAGGGAACCAGAAGGTGACATGTGAGATGACAAAGCctgaatatcctgatcatcctgacagatttgactactgggaacaagttctgtgcagagaggctctgactgggactcgcttttactgggaggtggagtgcactGGAGACTTCATGaggattggagtcgcatataaaggactgagcaggaaaggagAGGGCTGGGAGTGCAGCTTTGGAAATAACAGCAAGTCCTGGAGTTTACTGTGTTCTGATTCCCAGTACACTGTGCGTCACAATGATGAGGAAACTGAAATCAGCACCCCATACtgccccagaataggtgtgtatctggactggcctgctggcttgctgtcattttatagcgtctcatacacaatgaccctcctgcataggttcaacacctccttcactgagcccctctatccagggtttggaTTTTGGCTTGATTGTAAGTCCAGCGTAAAAATCTGTCGTCTGACACCATGTGGCCACTGA